A genomic stretch from Malus domestica chromosome 15, GDT2T_hap1 includes:
- the LOC103456242 gene encoding uncharacterized protein isoform X1 gives MESSWKPKYSSTFPSMVSSSSQELRNQMESNAGYYSYPHGSQDLRPTLLGRLQDPVLSSIPYSDSQRSEHASLGNSFLALLSGSQSVFQCDFQGLSNPKPMGTSCKRLPDSNNFIVNGTGSAIPVTSSGLLPENMSGQHLQGGAGSFHKVSSKSVPSSSFGSKSVLYDLQSSDLAKVVTRDMVSGSEKVKGSFSLSGEWHGVSAADTRKAAKACGANIQSSKTKSMEASTSISNKALGFMNGCPRVFCSTTSGYLLLSNTGLVGIVCSCHCLHMSVLKFCEHSGLYDVNPGDIVCMDSGETIAQWCKLYFLNSGIRVPGDRSEWDWPEGLSATASLAKSSVTMPNISNDLSHMVRSSGGSTNSQQSLDGAALLKSLLTNQNSAVGSVQNKQQRNIQDSNNIFLKGLTGTSQNNLHGMADNLILECTESISNLVGCGLQDSCQSASAYVESMKNGNSSIAYPTVKNGNSSITHPSLQNRRIIGTESNVCRTVNGKDGAFRDVAISNIELRLGQPYQLGQTQTSGNSNLSAVCPQLLDTHANPLKSLFPEQMIPNTANCSEGVKFGQSLQFSAVPYNPSTKRDGKQLNRGNNAFVISNAIDAARVEKTNYNLVQDSVISFVTNLNAPPEENSRPKASNYIYNGGEHAMRSTQHYETHSAKSDLTSGPRNGGNNVQRQLNMSQLGSYRLIDKAKGASFVANESHLSKDSGFRIHKEIEISNSSNGLSGSSDPRFLTVHKDSCYSHQLSGVAPNGPDSRRCSNFPEKVCSFSNSGQVGHVDLPPLTSSVGSGLVFSSEGVSKCIPVSASTSVSDQRYHPPALSRKQLTGVTTHLPNDNSRLLALRQILELSKQHQAWPSLPMNRGEGRFGCSSCMQNSLVDTSASEKQVQQLSHTSNHDVTIKSHQPGASCRIGTDEGFTSMTGVNTCCHLSTLKQGTALHSKEVDMNHQISFVPLFNEQHSLRSGKNTNEPRGHERCYHKVPYGHFHGSCNCAANINCLGMNFERVGGFPNAFNEQIGTVNDESPTTFTHKCANNHIVPKDKTVSLDHRGKLNGKLPKNICNASQWKDVPSKVKGVSDVMRVDRLSNLFDVRRRDNEQLADTSVKHSNGTLQMVESSKEHEISNISSGCSAPAVTQASIEVNKIDSSTVDGGDNGCVSNLVFDEGSGIDKCGSSDDALESVKSVEFLASTSLRKLGSFKNLNHQSSGSLLDELKLLNSLTWRKGQHKIPAGLDKYPQNSERDLETGKKKREMGSKTCPTSGPYPVQEETPKCNDPVQFPSHPSKSVKMLIPLGQSKTYTFGACATQSSSKPRLRISSSEKKLSRKRDLRKLYDDNDREETDLYQTEPSGGANCETAEVSGGKKCKRDFNSNGSRHVQVQESGEEGARKRKQTSVGCLKSCSIKLVNTCYRKARPIVCGKYGELANGSLPGDTPKPAKIVPLSKVLNSSRRCKVPKNCNPKSLKKTIPGGAVVCGKLNGTSMEKTKKECSVGEKKCCNELSSLEKLGENRREKDHSKLGVIAHAQLKLKSKEIRKRSIYELTEKGKDPSFESASVSKISNCLPAKREGQLLKSGENKLGLCKLSAKTSTLEQRCHSDLDSDAFCCVCGSSNNDEINYLLECSQCSIKVHQACYGVSKQPKGHWYCRPCRTSSKNIVCVLCGYGGGAMTQALRSHSVVKSLLKAWNTETESMPKNKFSSVKTLQKDSSGWHCLTSAVCYMGISYQVDVVHNSVTAGLLDSATKQWVHMVCGLWTPGTRCPNVDTMSAFDVSGAHPRADVVCCICMRAGGSCIQCRIANCSAQFHPWCAHQKGLLQSEAEGVDNENIGFYGKCVLHATHPMCESGHVPETGCIEKQELTCARTEGYKGRKRDGFRHNNYGQSKGNGGCLVPQEQLNAWVHINGQKSSTQGLPKLPASDLEHDCRKEYARYKQAKFWKHLVVYKSGIHALGLYTSRFISRGEMVVEYIGEIVGLRVADKRENEYQSGKKLQYKSACYFFKIDKEHIIDATCKGGIARFVNHSCSPNCVAKVMSVRNEKKVVFFAERDIFPGEEITYDYHFNHEDEGKKIPCFCNSKNCRRYLN, from the exons ATGGAGAGCTCGTGGAAGCCTAAATATAGTTCGACATTCCCGTCAATGGTTTCCTCGTCCTCTCAGGAGCTTCGGAATCAG ATGGAGAGCAATGCAGGTTATTATTCTTATCCACATGGCTCACAAGATTTAAGACCCACATTGCTTGGTAGATTACAAGATCCTGTACTTTCGAGCATTCCGTATTCAGATTCCCAAAGATCAGAACATGCTTCGTTGGGAAATTCATTTCTAGCTCTCTTATCTGGGTCACAATCGGTATTCCAGTGTGATTTTCAAGGATTATCAAATCCAAAGCCTATGGGTACCTCTTGTAAGCGTCTGCCAGATAGTAATAATTTCATTGTGAATGGTACTGGAAGTGCCATTCCAGTCACATCCAGTGGGCTACTGCCAGAAAATATGAGTGGGCAACACCTGCAAGGCGGAGCAGGCTCTTTTCATAAGGTTTCATCGAAGTCAGTCCCAAGCTCCAGTTTTGGAAGCAAATCTGTTTTGTATGATCTGCAGAGTTCGGACCTGGCCAAGGTAGTCACACGTGACATGGTCTCTGGTAGTGAGAAAGTAAAGGGCTCTTTTTCCTTGAGCGGGGAATGGCATGGTGTTAGCGCTGCAGATACTAGGAAGGCAGCGAAGGCTTGTGGAGCAAATATTCAATCTTCAAAAACAAAGTCAATGGAAGCAAGCACCTCTATATCTAACAAAGCATTGGGTTTTATGAATGGTTGCCCTCGTGTTTTTTGTTCAACCACTA GTGGTTATCTACTTCTCAGCAATACAGGACTTGTTGGAATTGTTTGTTCATgccattgtctccacatgtctGTCCTGAAATTTTGCGAG CATTCAGGGTTATATGATGTCAACCCGGGGGACATCGTTTGTATGGACAGTGGAGAGACCATTGCCCAGTGGTGCAAGCTCTACTTCCTGAATTCTGGG ATTAGGGTTCCGGGAGATCGGAGTGAATGGGACTGGCCTGAAGGATTATCAGCAACTGCCTCTTTGGCGAAATCTAGTGTGACTATGCCCAACATATCCAATGACTTGTCTCATATGGTTCGCTCATCTGGAGGTTCAACAAATTCTCAGCAGTCTTTAGATGGTGCTGCGCTCTTAAAGAGCCTCCTTACAAACCAGAATTCTGCTGTTGGTTCTGtacaaaataaacaacaaaggaaCATTCAGGATAGCAACAACATTTTTCTCAAGGGTTTGACTGGCACTTCACAGAACAATTTACATGGTATGGCTGATAACCTGATATTGGAGTGCACTGAGTCAATCTCAAATTTGGTTGGTTGTGGACTGCAAGATAGCTGTCAGTCTGCATCTGCTTACGTTGAGTCCATGAAGAATGGAAATTCATCCATTGCCTACCCCACCGTGAAGAATGGAAATTCATCCATTACACACCCATCTTTACAGAACCGAAGAATCATTGGTACAGAATCAAACGTTTGCAGAACTGTAAATGGGAAGGATGGTGCCTTCAGGGATGTTGCAATTTCAAATATTGAGCTGAGGCTTGGTCAACCATACCAGTTGGGTCAAACTCAAACGTCAggaaactcaaatttatcagcTGTGTGCCCACAGCTATTGGACACACATGCAAATCCACTGAAGTCTCTCTTTCCTGAACAGATGATTCCTAACA cAGCCAACTGCAGTGAAGGGGTGAAATTTGGCCAATCTCTTCAGTTTTCTGCTGTTCCATATAATCCCAGCACAAAAAGAGATGGAAAGCAGTTAAACCGTGGAAATAATGCATTCGTAATCAGTAATGCGATAGATGCTGCGAGAGTAGAGAAAACCAATTACAACCTGGTCCAGGATTCTGTGATTTCATTTGTTACCAATCTCAATGCTCCACCTGAGGAAAATTCACGACCAAAAGCcagtaattatatatataatggagGTGAGCATGCTATGCGAAGTACACAACATTATGAAACTCATTCTGCCAAGTCTGACCTCACTAGTGGCCCCAGGAATGGAGGTAATAATGTGCAAAGGCAATTGAACATGTCTCAGTTGGGTTCCTATAGACTAATTGACAAGGCTAAAGGGGCAAGTTTTGTCGCTAATGAGTCtcacctttcaaaggattcagGGTTTAGAATTCACAAGGAAATTGAAATCTCAAACTCTTCCAATGGATTGAGTGGAAGCAGTGATCCTCGTTTCTTAACAGTACATAAAGACAGCTGCTACTCACACCAGTTGTCTGGTGTAGCACCCAATGGACCTGATTCTAGAAGATGTTCTAATTTTCCTGAGAAGGTTTGTTCTTTTAGTAATAGTGGGCAAGTTGGTCATGTTGATCTCCCACCCTTGACTTCATCGGTAGGATCTGGCTTAGTATTTTCATCAGAGGGAGTCTCAAAATGCATTCCTGTTAGTGCTTCAACATCTGTATCAGATCAGAGATATCATCCACCTGCTTTATCCAGAAAACAGTTAACTGGGGTAACCACTCACTTGCCCAATGATAATTCACGACTGCTTGCACTAAGGCAAATACTGGAGTTATCGAAGCAACACCAGGCATGGCCTTCCCTTCCCATGAACCGAGGGGAAGGAAGATTTGGTTGCTCTTCTTGTATGCAGAATTCTCTTGTTGACACTTCAGCATCCGAGAAGCAAGTCCAACAACTTAGTCATACCAGTAACCATGATGTCACCATTAAATCACACCAACCAGGTGCTAGCTGTAGAATTGGAACTGATGAAGGTTTTACTTCCATGACTG GTGTTAACACCTGCTGTCATTTGTCAACATTGAAACAAGGAACTGCATTACATTCTAAAGAAGTTGATATGAATCATCAAATTTCCTTTGTTCCTCTGTTTAATGAGCAACACTCATTGAG AAGTGGGAAGAACACCAATGAGCCTAGAGGGCATGAAAGATGTTACCACAAAGTTCCCTATGGTCATTTTCATGGCAGCTGCAATTGTGCAGCCAACATAAACTGTTTAGGAATGAATTTTGAAAGAGTTGGGGGTTTTCCTAATGCCTTTAACGAACAAATTGGAACAGTCAATGATGAATCCCCCACGACATTTACTCATAAATGTGCTAACAACCATATTGTTCCAAAGGATAAAACTGTTTCCTTAGATCATAGGGGAAAGTTGAATGGGAAATTACCCAAGAACATCTGTAATGCTTCACAGTGGAAAGATGTTCCGAGTAAGGTCAAAGGAGTTTCTGATGTGATGCGCGTGGACCGTTTATCTAATTTGTTTGATGTGAGAAGACGAGATAATGAGCAGCTTGCAGATACTAGTGTTAAACACTCCAATGGTACTTTGCAGATGGTGGAATCTTCGAAAGAGCATGAAATTTCTAATATTTCTTCTGGATGTTCTGCGCCGGCTGTTACCCAGGCATCAATTGAGGTTAACAAGATAGATTCTTCAACAGTTGATGGTGGGGATAATGGATGTGTAAGTAATCTTGTTTTTGACGAAGGGTCAGGCATTGATAAATGTGGGTCATCAGATGATGCACTTGAAAGTGTAAAAAGTGTGGAGTTCCTTGCCTCAACAAGCTTGAGAAAACTTGGGTCTTTTAAGAATTTAAATCATCAATCATCCGGTAGCCTTCTGGATGAGCTTAAGCTCCTAAACTCTTTAACATGGAGAAAAGGTCAACATAAAATCCCAGCTGGGCTTGACAAATATCCCCAGAACTCTGAGAGAGACTTGGAAACtgggaagaaaaagagagagatgggTTCCAAGACATGTCCCACTTCAGGTCCTTATCCTGTACAAGAAGAAACCCCCAAATGTAATGACCCTGTTCAGTTTCCCTCTCATCCGTCAAAAAGTGTGAAGATGCTCATTCCATTGGGGCAATCCAAAACTTATACTTTTGGGGCCTGTGCAACTCAGTCCAGTTCCAAACCCAGACTTCGTATATCGTCTTCAGAAAAGAAGCTTTCACGTAAAAGAGATCTGCGCAAACTCTATGATGACAATGACAGAGAGGAAACTGATCTTTACCAGACAGAACCAAGTGGTGGTGCCAACTGTGAAACTGCCGAAGTTTCTGGGGGAAAGAAATGTAAGAGGGATTTCAATTCTAATGGTTCGAGGCATGTCCAAGTACAAGAATCAGGTGAAGAAGGCGCTagaaaaagaaagcaaacatCTGTAGGTTGTTTGAAATCATGTTCTATTAAGCTGGTGAATACTTGTTATAGGAAGGCAAGACCAATAGTATGCGGAAAATATGGTGAACTAGCTAATGGAAGTTTGCCTGGAGACACGCCAAAACCAGCAAAAATTGTTCCCCTCAGCAAGGTTCTTAATTCTTCTAGAAGATGCAAGGTCCCGAAAAATTGTAATCCTAAATCACTTAAGAAAACAATCCCTGGTGGGGCTGTTGTTTGTGGTAAACTAAATGGTACTTCCATGGAAAAAACGAAGAAAGAGTGCTCCGTTGGAGAAAAGAAATGTTGCAATGAGTTGTCCTCATTGGAGAAATTGGGAGAAAATCGACGTGAGAAAGATCATAGTAAGCTAGGCGTTATTGCCCATGCTCAATTGAAGCTGAAGTCTAAGGAAATTCGCAAGCGTAGCATTTATGAATTAACCGAGAAAG GGAAGGACCCCAGCTTTGAAAGTGCTTCTGTTTCGAAGATTTCAAATTGTCTGCCAGCAAAGAGAGAAGGACAACTCCTAAAGAGTGGTGAAAATAAGCTTGGACTCTGCAAACTTAGTGCTAAAAC TTCCACTCTAGAGCAACGGTGCCATTCTGATTTGGATTCAGATGCATTCTGCTGTGTTTGTGGTAGCTCAAACAATGATGAAATCAATTATTTACTGGAGTGTAGTCAATGTTCAATCAAG GTGCATCAGGCTTGTTATGGTGTCTCAAAACAACCTAAAGGCCATTGGTATTGCAGGCCATGCCGGACCAGTTCAAAAAATATT GTTTGTGTTCTGTGTGGTTATGGTGGTGGTGCCATGACTCAAGCGCTGCGAAGTCACTCAGTTGTGAAAAGCCTTTTGAAAGCTTGGAACACTGAAACAGAAAGCATGCCTAAGAATAAGTTTTCGTCGGTTAAAACTTTGCAAAAGGATTCAAGTGGGTGGCATTGCTTGACCTCAGCTGTCTGTTATATGGGTATATCCTACCAAGTTGATGTCGTACATAATAGCGTTACAGCGGGATTACTTGATTCGGCAACTAAGCAATGGGTTCATATGGTTTGTGGGCTTTGGACTCCTGGAACACGATGCCCAAATGTTGACACCATGAGTGCTTTTGATGTCTCTGGTGCACATCCTAGAGCAGATGTG GTTTGTTGTATATGTATGCGAGCAGGCGGTTCATGTATACAGTGCAGGATTGCAAATTGTTCTGCTCAGTTTCACCCTTGGTGTGCTCATCAGAAG GGTCTGTTGCAAAGTGAAGCTGAGGGTGTTGACAATGAAAATATTGGTTTTTATGGAAAATGTGTGCTACATGCTACACACCCAATGTGCGAATCAGGCCATGTCCCTGAAACTGGTTGCATTGAAAAACAGGAATTAACTTGCGCTAGAACTGAG GGTTACAAGGGCCGTAAACGTGATGGGTTCAGGCATAATAATTATGGTCAGTCAAAGGGCAATGGTGGATGCCTTGTTCCTCAGGAGCAGTTAAATGCTTGGGTTCATATTAATGGTCAGAAGTCATCCACTCAGGGGCTTCCAAAGCTGCCAGCCTCGGATTTAGAGCATGATTGTCGG AAAGAATATGCACGCTACAAGCAAGCAAAGTTTTGGAAGCATCTAGTGGTGTACAAGTCTGGCATACATGCCCTTGGCCTTTACACGTCTCGGTTCATTTCCCGCGGTGAAATG GTTGTTGAGTATATTGGAGAGATAGTGGGGCTGCGTGTTGCCGACAAAAGGGAAAATGAATACCAATCTGGTAAAAAGCTTCAGTACAAGAGCGCTTGCTACTTCTTCAAGATAGATAAAGAGCATATTATTGATGCCACATGCAAAGGAGGGATTGCTCGTTTTGTCAACCATTCCTGCTCG CCAAACTGCGTCGCCAAAGTGATGTCTGTGAGGAATGAAAAGAAG GTGGTATTTTTCGCAGAGCGGGACATATTCCCCGGAGAAGAGATTACGTATGACTACCACTTCAACCATGAGGATGAAGGTAAGAAGATTCCATGTTTTTGCAATTCAAAGAATTGCAGGCGCTACTTGAATTGA